The Desulfobacterales bacterium genome includes a window with the following:
- the dtd gene encoding D-aminoacyl-tRNA deacylase produces the protein MRAVVQRVSESSVIIENKVIAKMGHGLLVLLGVAKGDETADVDYLADKITNLRIFEDEYGKMNRSLIEIGAELLVVSQFTLLGDCRRGRRPSFIDAADPEVADKLYEYFADKVRQKGIAVQTGRFRAMMEVSLVNSGPVTLVLDSKG, from the coding sequence ATGAGAGCCGTCGTACAACGCGTCAGTGAAAGCAGTGTCATCATAGAAAATAAAGTGATTGCAAAAATGGGCCACGGCCTCCTGGTTTTACTCGGGGTTGCAAAAGGAGATGAAACCGCCGACGTTGATTATCTTGCCGATAAGATCACCAACTTAAGAATATTTGAAGACGAATACGGCAAGATGAACCGGTCTCTTATCGAAATCGGCGCCGAACTGCTGGTGGTCTCTCAATTTACCTTACTGGGGGATTGCCGCAGAGGAAGACGGCCATCGTTTATAGATGCCGCCGACCCTGAAGTTGCAGATAAATTATATGAATATTTTGCCGATAAGGTTCGACAGAAAGGTATAGCTGTTCAAACCGGCCGCTTTCGCGCGATGATGGAAGTCTCACTGGTTAATAGCGGACCGGTCACGCTCGTTCTC